In the genome of Borrelia hispanica CRI, the window TTTGGAATTTACCTATAGATTTTAATGATAATTTACAAGCTGGCAATATTGTAACAATATACTATAAAAAATTTGCAGAAGTTAAAGATTATGACTTTATTATGTCGGGTTACTTAGGTACACCTATGAGTACTGATTATCCTAGTGGTGATTTTAGTGTTGAATTGGAAATTCATTTAGCATCAAAAAGCAATTATTTTCATAAAGCACTCAACCCAAATCAATTTCAAGGCATGACAGTAGAAGACGCGATTAAATCAGCATTTCCTGGTAGAAATATTATCAATATGACTTATGAAAACAAAAAACACATAATAAATGAAAGTTTTTGTGCAAACACTCCTGTTGAATTTATTGAAAAAATAACTAAAAAGTATGTCCAAAGCGTTAGAACAGATATTACACCTAAAGACCATACACAACTAATCAAAGAAGCATCTATTAATACTACTGATATCGAATGTAACTATATATTCACAAATTACGTACCGATACAAACAGAAACAGAGAAAAAAGAAGAAACAGAAAAAAATAAGCCTATACAAAAGGATAAAAATCCAAAAACAGAAACACCTACAACAGATACAGAAAAAGAGGAAACAAAAAAAGACACAGATAAAGACTATGAACCTCTTGAAGATTATCTTCTTGAATTTATTCCACAACAAGAAATCACTATAGGTTCCAATATAAATATTAGGTTCATATATTGGAATGCCAAGATTATGTATACACATAAACTTAAAGTTGGTGATAAAGTTAGTTTCATTGATGGTACTGGTAATAAAATTAAGAGCACTATTTCACAAGCTGATGCTGTATTAAGTAATATTGGTGAATGCTCTCTTATACTCAAGCTTTATGATGATACTAATTACTTAAATATAAAAGGAGAAGCTAGATAAATGCATTTAAATTATGATATTTATAGAATGAATAGCCAAATGGCTGGTTCTGCATTAACACAAGAAGAAATTAAACTATGGATTTATAAAAATATTTTTATCTCTACAATAGGCATTATCAAATCTTTTAATTCTGAGACTCAAGAAGGTGTTGTATTGCTAGCCCTATACAAAAATATAGAAATTAAAACTCGATGTATATCAAATATGCATTTTAATTTACAAGAAAACGATGAGGTTATTCTTTTGCAAAGTAGTATCAATCTTTTTGATATTAATGATGATAATTATTATGATAAAAACTATTTCTATATATTACGACCGATTAATATGCAAAATGCAACTATTAAAGTTGATGATTTTTCTATTCACACAAAAAACCTTATGGAAATCAAAAATAACAATATAAGTTTAAAGCAAGTATTAGAAGAAATTGTTAATTGCTTATATAATTTAAGAGTTTCTGGACAAGCTACGGTTGAACCTAGTTTTTACACATATGTTAACAATATACAAACTAAAATAAATATGCTACTTAAATAGTTTTTAGCAAAAATAGTATTATACTTCCTTTTATTGGTTAAAGGTTAAAAGTAATTAAAAAGGATAAAGGACATAAAGATTGGATATCAGAATTGACAATGATTTTAACTTAACATTTAATTCGAATTTAAAGCTTGTTGATGGTATTGAAGAACAAAAACAACGACTATTTATATTCTTAAAGACTTCAAAAGGTAGTCTTTTCTATGATCCTCAA includes:
- a CDS encoding DUF777 family protein, translated to MHLNYDIYRMNSQMAGSALTQEEIKLWIYKNIFISTIGIIKSFNSETQEGVVLLALYKNIEIKTRCISNMHFNLQENDEVILLQSSINLFDINDDNYYDKNYFYILRPINMQNATIKVDDFSIHTKNLMEIKNNNISLKQVLEEIVNCLYNLRVSGQATVEPSFYTYVNNIQTKINMLLK
- a CDS encoding DUF693 family protein encodes the protein WNLPIDFNDNLQAGNIVTIYYKKFAEVKDYDFIMSGYLGTPMSTDYPSGDFSVELEIHLASKSNYFHKALNPNQFQGMTVEDAIKSAFPGRNIINMTYENKKHIINESFCANTPVEFIEKITKKYVQSVRTDITPKDHTQLIKEASINTTDIECNYIFTNYVPIQTETEKKEETEKNKPIQKDKNPKTETPTTDTEKEETKKDTDKDYEPLEDYLLEFIPQQEITIGSNINIRFIYWNAKIMYTHKLKVGDKVSFIDGTGNKIKSTISQADAVLSNIGECSLILKLYDDTNYLNIKGEAR